Proteins encoded within one genomic window of Actinoplanes octamycinicus:
- a CDS encoding glutathionylspermidine synthase family protein produces the protein MGSATGSSSSTQTPTALVEAAVIQWHWMDQTGISKHPWRQWNSIHDRLVGSEATPSRSLGSVVAVAESS, from the coding sequence TTGGGGTCGGCGACTGGATCGTCGAGCAGCACGCAGACGCCGACCGCGCTGGTCGAGGCGGCGGTCATCCAGTGGCACTGGATGGACCAGACCGGCATCAGCAAGCACCCGTGGCGGCAGTGGAACTCTATCCACGACCGGCTGGTCGGCTCGGAGGCGACCCCGTCCCGTTCTCTGGGCTCGGTCGTCGCTGTGGCCGAAAGCTCCTGA
- a CDS encoding alpha/beta hydrolase: MSAITLLDVAQTNANIFIAASDAWDRVAAGLDAGLDRFIAASQYLPAAWPTGEDAQERNLALRAELGDAHDPCQKIGRALRTHADTVLSMQSMLADIQTECALAGLTVDLATASVSSTNHLTDTTQAAQVAGLVQGYNQQLGELLTRARNLDRETAEALGQLPPPAPGSGKPGPKITKEDLANLKGKTPQQVHDWWEGLNREQQEQAIRDFPRVVGWMDGVPAIDRDRANRIGLAQEKQLLQQQLHDPDRAADQNEILNQLYRVEAIERGLQKMGPRGMLLGFDTTSYAGDGKVIMAMGNPDTARHTGVWVPGLSTTLEASMDDNIDRIMAINSRADALTPERSGDVSTVYWLGYDAPDLNNVSVTQNDRSMAGRDPYLNYMQSLRVTHDSDVGHLVAMGHSYGTTIVGEAAKTGQLPVDDIVVAGSPGMHVGSVSDLNMEPRHVWAGASDSDPVAKAAAAQPWDYVAAPLLFPVAGPAAVPLVEAYADHLHGMAPTDPHFGAYNWKADTSGHTNYWDPDSESLKNQARVLAGVYNKVTPASVNTGNLPPENWR, translated from the coding sequence ATGAGCGCGATCACCCTGCTCGACGTCGCGCAGACCAACGCGAACATCTTCATCGCGGCCTCGGATGCGTGGGACCGGGTGGCGGCGGGCCTCGACGCCGGCCTGGACAGGTTCATCGCCGCTTCGCAGTACCTGCCGGCCGCCTGGCCGACCGGTGAGGACGCCCAGGAGCGCAACCTGGCCCTACGGGCGGAACTCGGTGACGCCCACGATCCGTGCCAGAAGATCGGCCGGGCGTTGCGCACCCACGCCGACACGGTGCTGAGCATGCAGAGCATGCTGGCCGACATCCAGACCGAGTGCGCCCTGGCCGGACTCACCGTGGACCTGGCCACGGCGAGCGTTTCGTCGACGAACCACCTGACGGACACGACACAGGCCGCCCAGGTCGCCGGCCTCGTGCAGGGCTACAACCAGCAGCTGGGCGAGCTGCTGACCCGGGCCCGGAACCTGGACCGGGAGACCGCCGAGGCCCTCGGGCAGCTTCCGCCGCCTGCGCCGGGCTCCGGCAAGCCCGGCCCGAAAATCACCAAGGAGGACCTGGCCAATCTGAAAGGCAAGACGCCGCAGCAGGTCCACGACTGGTGGGAGGGCCTCAACCGTGAGCAGCAGGAGCAGGCGATCCGTGACTTCCCTCGGGTGGTCGGCTGGATGGACGGGGTGCCGGCCATCGACCGGGACAGGGCCAACCGCATCGGCCTGGCACAGGAGAAACAGCTGCTGCAGCAGCAGCTGCACGACCCGGACCGGGCGGCCGACCAGAACGAGATCCTCAACCAGCTGTATCGCGTGGAGGCGATCGAGCGGGGCTTGCAGAAGATGGGCCCGCGGGGAATGCTGCTCGGCTTCGACACCACCTCGTATGCTGGCGACGGCAAGGTGATCATGGCGATGGGTAACCCGGACACGGCCCGACACACCGGCGTCTGGGTGCCCGGCTTGAGCACCACCCTGGAAGCCAGCATGGACGACAACATCGACCGGATCATGGCGATCAACAGCCGGGCCGACGCCTTGACCCCGGAACGCTCGGGTGACGTGTCGACGGTCTACTGGCTCGGGTACGACGCGCCGGACCTCAACAACGTGTCAGTCACCCAGAACGACCGATCGATGGCCGGCCGGGATCCGTACCTCAACTACATGCAGAGCCTGCGCGTCACCCACGACAGCGACGTCGGTCATCTGGTCGCCATGGGCCACTCGTACGGGACCACCATCGTCGGTGAGGCCGCGAAGACCGGGCAACTCCCGGTCGACGACATCGTGGTGGCCGGCAGCCCCGGCATGCACGTCGGGTCGGTCAGCGACCTGAACATGGAGCCCAGGCATGTGTGGGCGGGCGCGTCCGACAGCGACCCGGTCGCCAAGGCGGCGGCAGCCCAGCCATGGGACTACGTAGCCGCCCCGTTGCTGTTCCCGGTGGCCGGCCCCGCCGCGGTGCCGCTCGTCGAGGCCTACGCCGACCATCTGCACGGCATGGCACCGACCGACCCGCACTTCGGCGCCTACAACTGGAAGGCCGACACCAGCGGCCACACCAACTACTGGGACCCCGACAGCGAGAGCCTGAAAAATCAGGCCCGGGTCCTGGCGGGTGTCTACAACAAGGTGACGCCCGCTAGCGTCAACACCGGCAACCTCCCCCCGGAGAACTGGCGATGA
- a CDS encoding alpha/beta hydrolase family protein, with protein sequence MQWLRVTQETDHWHLVAMGHSYGSTIVGGAAKSHQLPVDDIVVAGSPGGFLGATCRPSSQADRSNTDNCTPATARARPSGENAGPVGRRVGCCFVVSRQPLYSLQPESQTVAVCGNVSRIWADGACRLSSVATS encoded by the coding sequence ATGCAGTGGCTACGCGTCACCCAAGAAACCGACCACTGGCATCTGGTGGCGATGGGTCACTCGTACGGTTCGACGATCGTCGGCGGAGCCGCCAAGAGCCATCAGCTTCCCGTCGACGACATCGTCGTGGCCGGCAGCCCCGGCGGCTTCCTGGGTGCCACCTGCCGTCCGTCGAGCCAGGCGGACAGGTCGAACACCGACAACTGCACGCCCGCGACAGCCAGGGCTCGGCCGTCCGGCGAGAATGCCGGACCAGTGGGGCGGCGTGTCGGGTGCTGCTTTGTGGTTTCGCGTCAGCCCCTTTACTCACTGCAGCCGGAATCCCAGACCGTGGCGGTGTGCGGGAACGTCAGCAGGATCTGGGCGGACGGTGCCTGCAGACTCTCCTCGGTAGCGACGTCATAG
- a CDS encoding tyrosine-type recombinase/integrase, with protein sequence MPEGSVFKHCGCKDDNGKRWGSHCPGLRRRGGAWNSSHGLWAYQLELPKTADGRRRQLRRYRFDKREDAANERDAALALLALAGNNGDLAIEIGDLLHQLKPTEPLPDRNMIARRVKAGIPATTAVLLGDYLQEWLTGRNIGDGTKRAYAGHIRNHLDPHLGHIPVEKLGIGHISAMFAAITDRNIAIETARDSDDPAVRASVKGQRITGPATMHRIRATLRKALNDAIRAHRLIEFNPAAHIELPSGKRPRARVWTAAAVKHWKVTGQRPSPVMVWTPEQAGQFLDYAEDHDIVLYPLYALMLYRGLRRGEAIGLRDLDVDLDVGAAVISQQITTVGYQPVTKKVKSEAGDRTVTFDQTTTAITRAHLARRASWQLVSGPAWIRTGLVFVQPDGSAWHPDTVTKRFDSLVGKAGLPPIRLHDLRHCAATFLKAAGADLQDIKELLGHSTITITSDTYTSVIQELETERAKAEAAAALVPRTNRRAN encoded by the coding sequence GTGCCGGAAGGTTCCGTCTTCAAACACTGTGGATGCAAGGACGACAACGGCAAACGTTGGGGCAGCCACTGCCCCGGTCTGCGCCGCCGCGGCGGCGCCTGGAACTCCAGCCACGGCCTCTGGGCCTATCAACTCGAACTACCCAAGACGGCCGACGGCAGGCGACGCCAGTTGCGCCGCTACCGGTTCGACAAACGCGAGGACGCCGCGAACGAGCGCGACGCCGCGCTCGCCCTACTCGCCCTCGCCGGCAACAACGGCGACCTCGCGATCGAGATCGGCGACCTGCTCCACCAGCTCAAACCCACCGAGCCGCTGCCCGACCGCAACATGATCGCCCGTCGGGTCAAAGCCGGCATCCCCGCTACCACCGCCGTCCTTCTCGGCGACTACCTGCAGGAATGGCTCACCGGGCGCAACATCGGAGACGGCACGAAACGCGCGTACGCCGGCCACATCCGCAACCACCTCGACCCGCATCTCGGGCACATCCCGGTCGAGAAGCTGGGCATCGGCCACATCAGCGCGATGTTCGCCGCCATCACCGACCGCAACATCGCGATCGAGACCGCCCGCGACAGCGACGACCCGGCCGTACGCGCCAGCGTCAAAGGCCAGCGCATCACCGGTCCGGCGACCATGCACCGCATCCGCGCCACCCTGCGCAAGGCGCTCAACGACGCCATCCGCGCCCATCGCCTGATCGAGTTCAACCCCGCCGCTCACATCGAACTGCCCTCCGGCAAACGCCCCAGAGCCAGGGTCTGGACCGCGGCGGCCGTCAAACATTGGAAGGTCACCGGCCAGAGACCGAGCCCGGTCATGGTCTGGACCCCGGAGCAGGCCGGCCAGTTCCTGGACTACGCCGAAGATCACGACATCGTGCTCTACCCGCTGTACGCGCTCATGCTCTATCGCGGCCTGCGGCGAGGCGAAGCGATCGGTCTGCGTGACCTTGACGTCGACCTGGACGTCGGCGCTGCGGTCATCAGCCAGCAGATCACGACAGTCGGCTATCAGCCGGTCACGAAGAAGGTGAAATCCGAGGCCGGCGACCGCACGGTCACCTTCGACCAGACCACCACCGCGATCACCCGCGCCCACCTGGCCCGCCGGGCGAGCTGGCAGCTGGTCTCCGGTCCTGCATGGATCCGCACCGGCCTGGTGTTCGTACAACCGGACGGCTCCGCATGGCACCCCGACACCGTCACCAAACGCTTCGACAGCCTCGTCGGTAAGGCCGGTCTACCACCGATCCGGCTGCACGACCTGCGCCACTGCGCCGCGACCTTCCTCAAAGCCGCCGGCGCCGACCTTCAAGACATCAAGGAACTACTCGGGCACTCAACAATCACCATCACATCGGACACCTACACGTCGGTCATCCAGGAACTAGAAACCGAACGCGCCAAGGCCGAAGCCGCCGCAGCCCTCGTGCCTCGCACCAACCGGCGCGCCAACTGA
- a CDS encoding helix-turn-helix transcriptional regulator — translation MWTEERIRALGAVTTVATAASIFAISRSTAYELVQLNEFPVPVLRFGSRYRVPVAAIIAALHMAPAADSEEPHRTT, via the coding sequence GTGTGGACCGAGGAGCGCATCCGCGCGCTCGGGGCGGTCACCACGGTGGCCACAGCCGCATCAATCTTCGCGATCAGCCGATCGACCGCATACGAGCTCGTCCAGCTCAACGAGTTCCCGGTGCCCGTCTTACGTTTCGGATCTCGCTACCGGGTGCCCGTCGCGGCGATCATCGCCGCCCTGCACATGGCCCCGGCAGCCGACAGCGAAGAGCCTCACCGAACGACTTGA
- a CDS encoding DNA cytosine methyltransferase, with protein sequence MIAATSPPATGLRIGSLCTGYGGLDLAAEAVLGGRLQWYAETDPHAQKVLTFRWPDVVNLGDIRTVDWNKVAPVDIITAGFPCQDISNAGKRAGITGKNSSVWTAVADAVRALLPPLVFVENVAALLRRGFDTVHADLAALGYDTRWICLRASDIGAAHRRDRLFLLAIRRDLVRAGAADPVRP encoded by the coding sequence GTGATTGCCGCGACCTCGCCGCCCGCAACAGGGCTCCGCATCGGATCACTGTGCACCGGCTACGGCGGCCTCGACCTCGCCGCCGAAGCCGTCCTCGGCGGCCGACTCCAGTGGTACGCCGAAACCGACCCGCACGCCCAGAAAGTCCTCACCTTCCGCTGGCCGGACGTCGTCAACCTCGGCGACATCCGCACCGTCGACTGGAACAAGGTCGCCCCGGTCGACATCATCACCGCAGGCTTCCCCTGCCAGGACATCTCCAACGCCGGCAAGCGTGCCGGGATCACCGGCAAGAACTCCAGTGTCTGGACAGCGGTCGCCGACGCCGTTCGCGCGCTTCTACCCCCGCTGGTCTTCGTGGAGAACGTGGCCGCGCTCCTGCGCCGCGGCTTCGACACAGTCCACGCCGACCTGGCCGCGCTCGGGTACGACACACGGTGGATATGCCTACGCGCGTCCGACATCGGCGCCGCCCACCGCCGCGACCGGCTGTTCCTGCTGGCCATCCGCCGTGACCTCGTCAGGGCCGGTGCTGCCGACCCCGTGCGCCCGTGA